The following proteins are encoded in a genomic region of Hyla sarda isolate aHylSar1 chromosome 3, aHylSar1.hap1, whole genome shotgun sequence:
- the LOC130360505 gene encoding uncharacterized protein LOC130360505: MELKGLGFVPLLLAFWCAAWLATSYIMTVVLGHAASPLMSISDVGNFFPESILFRIGFIGMSIGTLVLTFLIYKYMVMHTEEFRGHQVLIQRILLAIVWASCFSTAVMHVLSPEEYPRIHFVSTIISITCEALYYLGQSIQMYKLPGAKKVIHHSRCTCCGLTFVCVVFYFGYETLKELFHNDEDWDEIREIPIIIIEWVMLLLILINIVTYYSTMQRLLLTVSRNSCTLSLRVKIDDFGV; the protein is encoded by the exons atggagctaaaaggtttggggttcgtccccctcctgttggcgttttggtgtgcggcctggcttgccaccagctacatcatgacggtcgtcctcggtcATGCCGCCtcaccactgatgagcatcag tgacgtgggaaatttctttcccgaaagcatattattcagaattggattcatagggatgtccattggcactttggtactaacctttcttatttataagtatatggttatgcatactgaagagttcaggggtcatcaggtcctgatccagaggatcctgctggccattgtgtgggcctcctgtttttccacagctgttatgcatgtattgtcccccgaagaatatcccaggatacactttgtcagcacgataatttccattacatgtgaagccttatactaccttgggcagtccatccagatgtataaattaccaggagcaaaaaaagtcatccaccatagtagatgcacctgctgtggcctgacttttgtctgtgtagttttctattttggatatgaaacattaaaggaattattccataatgatgaagactgggacgagatccgtgaaatccccatcataatcatcgagtgggtgatgcttctactgatcctgataaacatcgtgacctattattccaccatgcagaggttattgttgaccgtctccagaaacagctgcacactctctcttagagtaaaaattgatgacttcggggtgtag